The candidate division KSB1 bacterium region GATCGGTAACTCGATATCAAATCCGAAGGCGTGAATGCCATCACTGGTGCCGCGCCGCGAATCCGGATCGACATCGGTGACATAGGTCGCGCCGAATGTCAGGTTTTTGATGATAGGGATGTCGATATATGGTTTCAAAGGACGGACGTATGCGCGTGCACCGAAAACCTCAAATCGGCCTAAATTATTCGACACTGTTTCAAAACCGGCGGGTCCGAAATCGATATCAAATTCCAGACCGATTTTCCGCTGGTCGAAGCTTGCTTCGTTGGTGTAATAGTTCATAATGAAGCCATGCCCCAATCGGGCGGCATCTAGCGTGCCGACACGAGCATAAAAATTATCGCGCTTGCGACCGTAACGAATATAACGGATGAGGCGCGCCCAGTCATATTTTTCATCCCAATCCACTGAACGGATTGCACCATTTTTCGTGTTATAAAGCAAGTTGACGTTAAGGCCAAAGCCGAATTTGCCCAAGCTGATGTCTGGTCGCAGGTTAAAAGTAAAATAGGTTTGATTATCGATCACAGTCATCCCAAGGCCGCCGATAAAACTGCCGCTATTGCCAAAAGGCGTTGCTTGTTGGGCAAAAGAACGCAGCGAGAAACTCGATATGAAGATCAGGCAGAGGGTCAATTTCATCCATCGATTCATGGCTGATTCCTTTCGTTGTTATGATGTTGATCGTTCAGTAATCTTTGCGAGCATCAATGAAGTTCATTTAGTTGGTGCGAACTATTGGCTAAATATAGATAGTGAAATTTTAAAAGTCAAGTTATATTTTTGAGCAACTCTCAATGAAATTTTTCCCTTGATTTTTTGTTAGAAAATTCGTATTATGCACCGCGCTTAACAGCTTAGACCAATTAAAACTAATCCAGTTCAACCAAATTCTCCATGAGCCCAAATGATCCTATGGCTCATGCTATTACGAAAATCAGGACTTTTGGAAGAGCTGATATTGATTGGATCGCTCAATTTGAGATGCAAATCAAAATTGCCTGTCGGCGGGGTGAGCGTCTCATTATATTTTTACCAATTGAGAAATCAATAATAGTTGGCTTATTCATTTAGCAATGCTCACGCAGGAATATGCAAATAAAATGTCAGTGTGAGAGAAACTTCTAAGGAGCTCATTTATGGGAAGAATGTGTGCAATTTGTGGCAAAAAACCTCACGTCGGGAAACAGATTAGTCATGCCCATAACGTCTCAAGTCGCCGTTTCTATCCAAATCTGCACAAGATGAGGATATCCCTCGACGGGAAGGAAAAGCGTGCCTATGTGTGTGCGAAGTGCATAAAAGCTGGGAAAGTGACTAAAATAATCTAACCGTCAAGGCTCATTATTGAGCCTTTTTTGTTCGATCTGCAGGACGATCGAATGCTTTGCTGAGACCAACGTCTTGAAGAGTACGATTGAGGAATTTCGATGATGAGAATTTATTTTCGTACGATTATTGCCTTGTTGGCTGGGGCTGTCATAGCGACGGGTTGTGCAGCCTATAAGATGAAAGCGATTCGCGCTCAACGGGACCATCGCTACGATCTGGCGATTAAATTTGCATTGAGACACTTAAATTCTCATCCTAATGATCAATCCTTGATCAAATTGTTGGATCAAGCAGCTCAGGGATATTTCGAACAGATTCAGCAAAACATTCTGCATTTCGAGCGACTGGATGACTGGGAGCGGGTCACGCAACTGGCCCAGCAAGGTTATCAAACCCTGTTCGAAGTTTCTCGAGTGGTTGGAACTACCTATCCCACCAAATCTCAATTAGAGTTTTTGCAGACCAAACGGGAGCAATCGAGATTTAGGCAAGCGGATGAATTGTACACCGAGGCGATGAAATTATATCAGCATGGTGATTACGCGACTGCGCTCCAAAGGTTCAAAGCAGTGAACGGTTATTTACCTCATTTTAAGGACACAGACCGGCTGCTGGAGGAAACTCAAAGGCAATTGGCTGCTAAGGAATATCAAAACGCCCGAAATCTATTGAATCAGTCTCAACTTGAAGCAGCGTTGGAAGCGTTCCAGCGAGTGGCAAACTACCAACCAAATTACCTCGATACCCAGCAGCAGGTGGATCGGGTCAGAGCACAATTGGCTGACAAATATTTCTTGGAGGGA contains the following coding sequences:
- the rpmB gene encoding 50S ribosomal protein L28, which codes for MGRMCAICGKKPHVGKQISHAHNVSSRRFYPNLHKMRISLDGKEKRAYVCAKCIKAGKVTKII